The following proteins are co-located in the Conyzicola lurida genome:
- a CDS encoding LacI family DNA-binding transcriptional regulator: protein MTTIRDVARVAGVSPATVSRVVNGLVGYSAETQRRVEEAVESLGYEPDSLARGLKTKQTAVIGVLAPLVSDALASEIMSGVESAARLRGYSVMLGRTGPNSTFAASYLRTLRTYRAAGVILISAAVTPDMRRALGSGIPLMSVAIRDGQRFPSLAIDDEVAAYDGTRYLIGLGHRRIGLLAGDPASVLVNTVRKRGYLRAMAEARLSPVLEDGNSLYDSAPPALARLLAQDAGLTAVFALSDEMGAAVVNELQRMGRRVPDDISVLGFDNTRTSQHVFPALSTIAQPLERMGELAVERLLATEDSVGPVPRILPHRLIERGSTTSLTT from the coding sequence ATGACGACGATCAGAGACGTCGCACGTGTCGCGGGAGTCTCGCCGGCGACTGTCTCGCGGGTCGTAAACGGACTCGTCGGCTACTCGGCGGAGACCCAGCGCCGGGTCGAAGAGGCCGTGGAATCGCTCGGATACGAACCCGACTCGTTGGCTCGCGGCCTCAAGACGAAGCAGACCGCCGTGATCGGGGTGCTCGCTCCGCTCGTCTCGGACGCGCTGGCCTCGGAGATCATGAGCGGTGTCGAATCGGCCGCCCGCCTGCGCGGGTATTCGGTCATGCTCGGGCGTACCGGACCGAACTCGACCTTCGCCGCCAGCTACCTGCGTACCCTCCGTACCTACCGGGCCGCGGGTGTCATCCTCATCTCCGCCGCGGTGACGCCCGACATGCGGCGCGCGCTCGGCTCCGGCATCCCGCTGATGTCCGTCGCGATCCGGGACGGCCAGCGTTTCCCGAGTCTCGCCATCGACGACGAGGTCGCCGCCTACGACGGCACCCGCTACCTCATCGGCCTCGGCCACCGGCGCATCGGCCTGCTGGCCGGCGACCCGGCGTCGGTGCTGGTGAATACCGTGCGCAAGCGCGGGTACCTGCGCGCCATGGCCGAAGCCCGGCTCTCGCCCGTGCTCGAAGACGGCAACTCGCTCTACGACTCCGCGCCGCCGGCACTGGCCAGGCTGCTGGCCCAGGATGCCGGACTGACAGCGGTCTTCGCGCTGAGCGACGAGATGGGAGCGGCCGTGGTCAACGAGCTCCAGCGGATGGGGCGTCGCGTGCCCGACGACATCTCCGTGCTCGGTTTCGACAACACGCGTACCTCGCAGCACGTGTTCCCCGCTCTGAGCACGATCGCCCAGCCGCTCGAGCGCATGGGCGAACTCGCGGTCGAACGGCTCCTCGCGACCGAGGACTCCGTCGGACCCGTCCCGCGCATCCTGCCCCACCGCCTGATCGAGCGCGGCTCCACGACCTCCCTGACCACCTGA
- a CDS encoding ABC transporter substrate-binding protein: MMQRRRDRRILVGLAFAATAAIALTGCSAPSTTESAPASEAELEGRGPIQYVSSPDASGAAQETIDAWNADNPDEQVTWVELPLDADQQRQQMVQNAQVEGSSYSVLNLDVVWTSEFAANRWITPLPEDALPLDEEIPATVEAASYRDTVYGAPYYTDGALLYSRTDLLSAAGVTEAPETWAEMQEACDAVLALPEAAGVSCYAGQFDKNEGLTVNFSEAVNSAGGSLFDADGEPTVDTPEALTALEFLVDGFESGMIPREAITYQEEQGRQAFQEGKLVFLRNWPYIYKSLSATDGSSSVQGKFGVSAIPGEDGPGVSTLGGRNIAISSFAENKATALDFIAFFTSREQEEARLALSSRAPVFSEFFEDEAVTANYPYLPTLLTSLDNAQPRPKVVQYGATTAAIQDEIYAALTGDKDPESALADLQDKLAEITAG, encoded by the coding sequence ATGATGCAACGACGCCGTGATCGACGAATCCTCGTCGGCCTTGCGTTCGCCGCGACCGCGGCCATCGCCCTCACCGGCTGCTCGGCACCGAGCACCACGGAGAGTGCACCCGCCAGCGAGGCCGAACTGGAAGGCCGCGGGCCGATCCAGTACGTCAGCAGCCCCGACGCGTCCGGTGCGGCCCAGGAGACCATCGACGCCTGGAACGCCGACAACCCGGACGAGCAGGTGACCTGGGTGGAGCTCCCGCTCGACGCCGACCAGCAGCGCCAGCAGATGGTGCAGAACGCCCAGGTCGAGGGATCGAGCTACTCGGTGCTCAACCTCGACGTCGTGTGGACGAGCGAGTTCGCCGCCAACCGCTGGATCACGCCGCTGCCCGAGGACGCGCTTCCCCTCGACGAGGAGATCCCCGCCACGGTCGAAGCCGCGAGCTACCGGGACACCGTCTACGGCGCCCCGTACTACACCGACGGAGCGCTGCTCTACTCGCGTACCGACCTGCTCAGCGCGGCCGGAGTGACCGAGGCGCCCGAGACCTGGGCGGAGATGCAGGAGGCATGCGACGCCGTGCTCGCTCTGCCCGAAGCGGCCGGCGTCTCCTGCTACGCGGGACAGTTCGACAAGAACGAGGGCCTCACCGTGAACTTCAGCGAGGCGGTGAACTCGGCCGGCGGGTCGCTCTTCGACGCCGACGGCGAGCCCACGGTCGACACCCCGGAGGCGCTGACCGCTCTCGAGTTCCTGGTCGACGGCTTCGAGTCGGGAATGATCCCGCGCGAGGCCATCACCTACCAGGAGGAGCAGGGACGCCAGGCCTTCCAGGAGGGCAAGCTCGTCTTCCTGCGCAACTGGCCGTACATCTACAAGTCCCTGTCGGCGACTGACGGATCGTCGAGCGTGCAGGGGAAGTTCGGCGTGAGCGCGATCCCCGGCGAAGACGGCCCCGGCGTCTCGACCCTCGGCGGCCGCAACATCGCCATCTCGAGCTTCGCCGAGAACAAGGCGACCGCGCTCGACTTCATCGCGTTCTTCACGAGCCGCGAGCAGGAGGAGGCTCGCCTGGCGCTGAGCTCGCGCGCCCCGGTCTTCTCCGAATTCTTCGAAGACGAGGCAGTGACCGCGAACTACCCCTACCTGCCGACGCTGCTGACCTCGCTTGACAACGCCCAGCCGCGACCGAAGGTCGTGCAGTACGGCGCCACCACCGCGGCGATCCAGGACGAGATCTACGCGGCACTCACCGGCGACAAGGACCCGGAGTCGGCGCTTGCGGACCTCCAGGACAAGCTCGCCGAGATCACCGCGGGCTGA
- a CDS encoding CYTH and CHAD domain-containing protein — MTMTTQSEIERKYDVDETAVLPDLGSIARVEPAGEADLEAEYFDTERGDLAAHRIVLRRRRGGADEGWHIKLPAAEGRTELHWPLTDDDAPPAEIVDRVRSRVRGRELAVIARLRTHRVLAHLVDEAGAALVEVADDTVSATDVSTGILRLWREWEVELLDGAPDTESERTALLDRVGERLTAAGAVPSASRSKLATALGRTELDAAAGARPDDTVALTKSSPASSVLLVSIAALVDDLARIDPLVRADEPDAVHQLRTRIRRLRSLFASYRTVFDPAVTGPLRDRLQAVGTVLGDARDAEVMGERARTLLDGYWPQSDEVDERLHGWWDRVYASAHDGAVAGLSGDEWFSLLDDLDAFVAAPALAAQADQPASEVVPPALRADLDRVLKRAKAAAAGDGADELALLHEVRKAAKRLRYAAEAVSQGDAAVFGKRTRKLAAAAEAVHDLLGEHRDSVLMQNHLRQTAGSGAHAFDYGVLHEVERHGAALCLADYPAALAELKALRS; from the coding sequence ATGACGATGACGACCCAGAGCGAGATCGAACGCAAGTACGACGTCGACGAGACGGCGGTGCTGCCCGACCTCGGCAGCATCGCCCGGGTCGAGCCGGCGGGGGAAGCCGACCTCGAGGCGGAGTACTTCGACACCGAGCGCGGCGACCTCGCCGCCCACCGCATCGTGCTCCGCCGGCGTCGGGGAGGTGCCGACGAGGGCTGGCACATCAAATTGCCCGCCGCGGAGGGCCGTACCGAGTTGCACTGGCCGCTCACCGACGACGACGCCCCGCCCGCCGAGATCGTCGACCGCGTGCGCTCCCGGGTGCGTGGCCGCGAGCTCGCCGTGATCGCCCGGCTGCGCACGCACCGGGTGCTCGCCCACCTCGTCGACGAGGCGGGCGCAGCGCTCGTCGAGGTCGCCGACGACACCGTGTCGGCCACCGACGTCAGCACCGGCATCTTGCGCCTCTGGCGCGAGTGGGAGGTCGAGCTGCTCGACGGCGCGCCCGACACCGAGAGCGAGCGCACTGCGTTGCTCGACCGGGTCGGCGAGCGTCTGACCGCCGCCGGGGCGGTGCCGTCGGCAAGCCGCTCCAAGCTCGCGACGGCGTTGGGGCGAACCGAGCTGGATGCCGCGGCCGGCGCCCGGCCCGATGACACCGTCGCGCTCACGAAGTCGAGCCCCGCGTCATCCGTTCTTCTCGTCTCTATCGCCGCCCTCGTCGACGACCTCGCGCGGATCGACCCGCTCGTGCGCGCCGACGAACCCGATGCGGTGCACCAGCTGCGCACCCGCATCCGCCGGCTGCGCAGCCTGTTCGCGAGCTACCGCACCGTGTTCGACCCGGCGGTGACCGGCCCGCTACGCGACCGGCTGCAGGCGGTCGGCACCGTGCTCGGAGACGCGCGCGACGCCGAGGTGATGGGCGAGCGTGCGCGCACGCTGCTCGACGGCTACTGGCCGCAGTCCGACGAGGTCGACGAGCGGCTGCACGGCTGGTGGGACCGGGTCTATGCCTCGGCCCATGACGGCGCGGTGGCCGGGCTCTCGGGAGACGAGTGGTTCTCGCTGCTCGACGACCTCGACGCGTTCGTGGCCGCGCCCGCCCTCGCGGCGCAGGCCGACCAGCCCGCGTCCGAGGTGGTACCGCCCGCCCTGCGCGCCGACCTCGACCGGGTGCTGAAGCGGGCGAAGGCGGCGGCTGCCGGGGACGGCGCCGACGAGCTCGCGCTGCTGCACGAGGTGCGCAAGGCGGCGAAGCGGCTGCGCTACGCGGCCGAAGCGGTGAGCCAGGGCGACGCGGCGGTGTTCGGCAAGCGCACCCGCAAGCTCGCCGCGGCCGCCGAGGCTGTGCACGACCTGCTCGGCGAACACCGCGACAGCGTGCTGATGCAGAACCACCTGCGCCAGACGGCCGGGTCGGGCGCGCACGCTTTCGACTACGGCGTGCTGCACGAGGTGGAGCGTCACGGCGCCGCCCTCTGCCTCGCCGACTATCCCGCCGCGCTCGCCGAGCTGAAGGCGCTGCGTAGCTAG
- a CDS encoding carbohydrate ABC transporter permease yields MTAITDRAPIVSTGAARKRPRGIGGAVTRWVGIAIVAVYCLAPFYWMVVSSFRTTNDIFDTSLLPTTWSLESYAQVFDSSNDFGRSLLNSLIVAGITTVLALVLGIFAAYAIARLNFRFKSAILAVIIATSMFPGIAVVVPLLRLFTDIGWINTYQAMIVPSLSFAIPLAVWNLTTFMKQLPHDLEQAAMIDGCTKWQAFTKILLPLAAPGVFTTAILTFIHSWNEFIIALSMANDPAIQTATVAISKFTGASDFQAPFGAQMAAGVVVTIPLMIVVLVFQRRIVEGLTSGATK; encoded by the coding sequence ATGACCGCTATCACCGACCGGGCACCGATCGTGAGTACTGGTGCCGCCCGCAAGCGTCCGCGTGGCATCGGTGGAGCCGTGACCCGCTGGGTCGGCATCGCCATCGTCGCCGTGTACTGCCTCGCGCCGTTCTACTGGATGGTCGTCTCGAGCTTCCGCACGACGAACGACATCTTCGACACCTCGCTGTTGCCGACGACGTGGTCGTTGGAGAGTTACGCGCAGGTCTTCGACTCGTCGAACGATTTCGGCCGCTCTCTGCTGAACAGCCTGATCGTCGCTGGAATCACGACGGTTCTCGCCCTGGTGCTCGGCATCTTCGCCGCCTATGCGATCGCCCGTCTGAACTTCCGATTCAAGTCGGCGATCCTCGCCGTGATCATCGCCACATCGATGTTCCCGGGCATCGCCGTCGTTGTGCCGTTGCTGCGCCTGTTCACGGACATCGGGTGGATCAACACCTATCAGGCGATGATCGTGCCCAGCCTGTCGTTCGCGATCCCGCTGGCCGTGTGGAACCTCACCACGTTCATGAAGCAACTGCCGCACGACCTCGAGCAGGCCGCGATGATCGACGGCTGCACCAAGTGGCAGGCATTCACGAAGATCCTGCTGCCGTTGGCAGCGCCGGGCGTCTTCACGACCGCCATCCTGACCTTCATCCACAGCTGGAACGAGTTCATCATCGCGCTGTCGATGGCGAACGACCCGGCCATCCAGACCGCGACCGTCGCTATTTCCAAGTTCACCGGGGCGAGCGACTTCCAAGCGCCGTTCGGCGCGCAGATGGCGGCCGGTGTCGTGGTCACCATCCCGCTGATGATCGTGGTGCTCGTGTTCCAGCGCCGCATCGTCGAGGGCCTGACGTCGGGGGCGACCAAGTGA
- a CDS encoding alpha-amylase family glycosyl hydrolase has translation MSGWWDNAVIYEVYPRSFADADADGIGDLRGIIDRMPYLASLGVDGLWLTPFQRSPQVDQGYDISDYCDVDPLFGTLADFDELLAAAHGVGLRVLVDIVPNHTSVDNELFQAALAAGPGSVEREMFLFRKGRSAEEPPNNWISVFGGPAWHRAAPTSSVDTDWYLHLFSPAQPDWNWENPAVGAYFERVIRFWLDRSVDGIRVDVAHGLFKAEGLPDSPTVPTVIDGLRSNPLAMDQEPVHDVYRHWRRIADEYSPGRLLVGEVNLEPERSSRYTRPDELHQTFAFAFAKLGWDAAGWLAVGTQLDEVRRELGTAPSWALENHDIVRTVTRFGGGDRGRRRARAAMLALLGLPGAVYVYQGQELGLPEVDVPVGERVDPMWFHGGVSRDGARIPMPWTAATGGTHGFSVAAGAKPWLPAPEYWGQFSVDSQEQDAASALSLFREAAALRGRLLGTTAGGDAEGIAWSLEADGRLVAERSGGLRVVLAMGDTAVRLPEGTVLLASEPVVDGMLPPDAAAWIAA, from the coding sequence GTGAGCGGCTGGTGGGATAACGCCGTCATCTACGAGGTCTACCCGCGGTCGTTCGCGGACGCCGACGCCGACGGCATCGGCGACCTGCGCGGCATCATCGACCGGATGCCGTATCTGGCCTCGCTCGGCGTCGACGGGCTGTGGCTCACACCCTTCCAGCGCTCCCCGCAGGTCGACCAGGGGTACGACATCAGCGACTACTGCGACGTCGACCCGCTTTTCGGTACGCTCGCCGACTTCGACGAACTGCTCGCGGCTGCCCACGGTGTCGGCTTGCGGGTGCTCGTCGACATCGTGCCCAACCACACGTCGGTCGACAACGAGCTGTTTCAGGCCGCTCTGGCCGCCGGCCCCGGATCGGTCGAACGCGAGATGTTCCTCTTCCGCAAGGGCCGTTCCGCCGAGGAGCCGCCGAACAACTGGATCAGCGTCTTCGGCGGACCGGCATGGCATCGGGCGGCGCCGACCTCGTCCGTCGACACCGACTGGTACCTGCACCTCTTTTCGCCGGCGCAACCGGACTGGAACTGGGAGAACCCGGCCGTCGGCGCGTACTTCGAGCGCGTCATCCGTTTCTGGCTCGACCGGAGCGTGGACGGTATCCGTGTCGACGTCGCCCACGGTCTGTTCAAAGCCGAGGGACTGCCTGACTCGCCGACCGTACCCACCGTCATCGACGGTCTGCGTTCGAACCCGCTCGCCATGGACCAGGAACCGGTGCACGACGTCTACCGGCACTGGCGTCGGATCGCCGACGAGTATTCGCCCGGACGGTTGCTCGTGGGCGAGGTGAATCTGGAGCCCGAGCGGTCGTCGCGCTACACCCGGCCCGACGAGCTGCATCAGACCTTCGCCTTCGCATTCGCCAAGCTCGGCTGGGATGCCGCGGGCTGGCTGGCCGTCGGTACGCAGCTCGACGAAGTGCGTCGTGAACTCGGCACCGCGCCCAGCTGGGCGCTCGAAAACCACGACATCGTACGCACCGTCACCCGCTTCGGCGGGGGCGACCGCGGACGTCGTCGCGCACGGGCAGCCATGCTCGCTCTTCTCGGACTGCCGGGCGCCGTCTACGTCTACCAGGGTCAAGAACTCGGGTTGCCGGAGGTCGACGTGCCGGTCGGCGAGCGGGTCGACCCGATGTGGTTCCACGGCGGAGTCAGCCGCGACGGGGCCCGCATCCCCATGCCGTGGACAGCGGCGACCGGCGGCACGCACGGTTTCTCGGTCGCGGCCGGGGCGAAGCCGTGGCTTCCCGCGCCGGAGTACTGGGGACAGTTCTCCGTCGACAGCCAAGAGCAGGATGCCGCGTCTGCCCTGTCCCTCTTCCGTGAAGCAGCCGCCCTCCGCGGGCGGCTGCTCGGCACGACGGCGGGCGGCGACGCGGAGGGAATCGCGTGGAGCCTCGAGGCCGACGGACGACTCGTCGCCGAGCGGTCCGGCGGACTGCGTGTCGTGCTCGCGATGGGCGACACGGCCGTACGGCTTCCCGAGGGAACCGTGCTGTTGGCGTCGGAACCCGTGGTCGACGGGATGCTCCCGCCCGATGCCGCCGCGTGGATCGCGGCCTGA
- a CDS encoding carbohydrate ABC transporter permease yields MTSSTTAPPAAKPQPPRRRKEDRAPREGGMAALLLSPTFIVLVLVIMYPLLSALYQSLFSAESGLDANGFVVEGESFVGIGNYLEIFAGGESGRFYNALWNTTFFTFVTVALETVIGVSFAVAMNRAFKGRAFLRAAILIPWAIPTAVSGLLWRWIFQSNGIANDLLNTQILWTAEGFAAQVAVIVAEVWKTAPFIGLLVLAGMQLIPEEVYEAAKLDGANAWKQFLSITLPLVRPALLVAVLFRLLDSLRMFDLPFVLIGPRKSSVETLSILAWDQSNQLQYGSASAFAIILLVYVAVIAFVFIRILGADVVGDADKQAAKQAKKQAAKFAKEAGR; encoded by the coding sequence ATGACCTCATCGACCACCGCGCCGCCGGCTGCGAAGCCGCAGCCGCCACGCCGCCGCAAGGAGGACCGCGCGCCCCGCGAGGGAGGCATGGCCGCGCTGCTGCTCTCGCCCACCTTCATCGTGCTCGTGCTCGTGATCATGTACCCGCTGTTGTCGGCGCTGTACCAGTCGCTGTTCAGCGCTGAGTCGGGGCTCGACGCCAATGGCTTCGTCGTCGAGGGCGAGTCGTTCGTCGGCATCGGCAACTACCTCGAGATCTTCGCCGGCGGCGAATCCGGCCGGTTCTACAACGCGCTCTGGAACACCACGTTCTTCACGTTCGTGACGGTCGCGCTCGAAACCGTGATCGGTGTCTCGTTCGCCGTCGCGATGAACCGGGCATTCAAAGGGCGCGCCTTCTTGCGCGCCGCCATCCTGATCCCCTGGGCCATTCCCACCGCGGTGTCGGGTCTGCTCTGGCGCTGGATCTTCCAGTCCAACGGCATCGCCAACGACCTGCTCAATACGCAGATCCTCTGGACCGCGGAAGGGTTCGCCGCGCAGGTCGCCGTCATCGTCGCCGAGGTGTGGAAGACCGCGCCGTTCATCGGCTTGCTCGTGCTCGCCGGCATGCAGCTGATCCCCGAAGAGGTGTACGAGGCAGCCAAGCTCGACGGCGCCAACGCCTGGAAGCAGTTCCTGTCGATCACACTCCCGCTGGTCCGCCCCGCGCTTCTCGTCGCCGTGCTATTCCGTCTGCTCGACTCGCTCCGGATGTTCGACCTGCCATTCGTGCTGATCGGGCCGCGCAAGAGTTCCGTCGAGACGCTGTCGATCCTCGCCTGGGACCAGTCGAACCAACTGCAGTACGGGTCGGCTTCGGCGTTCGCGATCATCCTGCTCGTCTACGTCGCGGTGATCGCCTTCGTGTTCATTCGCATCCTCGGTGCGGACGTGGTCGGCGACGCCGACAAGCAGGCCGCCAAGCAGGCCAAGAAACAGGCCGCCAAATTCGCAAAGGAGGCGGGACGATGA